The Xenopus tropicalis strain Nigerian chromosome 7, UCB_Xtro_10.0, whole genome shotgun sequence genome includes a region encoding these proteins:
- the LOC101731336 gene encoding urokinase plasminogen activator surface receptor-like — MKLPLLCSIAGALLSVVFSLTCYHYNGAADHALGQQKLTECKNSQRYCSSSLITYSGQLYLKVLVKGCTDDEEGACNKTATANMKDLESQHIKLCCETDLCNKELEPDLGPDAQKWGTECLACNGPPTECGGGGLPGLRCKTSQSSCIQVSIATAVEKESYKVMIKSCSNSSVCPGMAAFSNGQNPVTYVSHHECCTGTHCNNGHFIDTEPGSENGLECYFQSSHQTVNKMACRGEMTQCADLIGASPDNILMSGCATQAFCQGLYPHFPLPGWKSTSCCSKSLCNHSNSTGPPTGAAGP, encoded by the exons ATGAAGCTTCCTCTCCTGTGCAGCATCGCCGGTGCCCTCCTGTCTGTAG TTTTCTCCCTAACCTGCTACCATTACAATGGGGCTGCCGATCACGCTCTGGGCCAGCAGAAGCTCACAGAATGCAAGAACAGCCAGCGCTactgcagctcctctctcatcACATACAGCG GCCAGCTGTACCTGAAGGTTCTAGTGAAGGGCTGCACTGACGATGAGGAGGGTGCCTGCAACAAAACTGCCACGGCCAACATGAAGGACCTCGAGAGCCAACACATCAAACTTTGCTGTGAAACAGATCTGTGCAACAAGGAACTGGAACCAG ATTTGGGGCCCGATGCACAGAAGTGGGGTACTGAATGCCTGGCATGTAATGGACCTCCCACGGAATGCGGTGGGGGTGGCCTTCCAGGCCTGCGATGTAAAACATCCCAGTCTAGTTGCATCCAAGTCTCAATAGCTACGGCTGTGGAAAAAG AATCCTATAAAGTCATGATAAAGAGCTGCAGCAATAGCTCCGTCTGCCCAGGAATGGCTGCGTTTAGCAACGGCCAGAACCCTGTGACCTATGTCTCCCACCATGAGTGCTGCACTGGCACACACTGTAACAACGGCCACTTCATAG ACACAGAGCCGGGATCAGAGAATGGGCTGGAGTGCTACTTCCAATCGTCACACCAGACTGTCAACAAAATGGCCTGTAGGGGTGAAATGACCCAATGCGCAGATCTAATAG GAGCCTCTCCAGACAACATTCTAATGAGTGGATGTGCCACCCAGGCCTTCTGCCAGGGCCTCTACCCACATTTCCCTTTACCAGGATGGAAAAGTACATCGTGCTGCTCTAAATCGCTGTGTAACCATAGCAATAGCACCGGTCCACCAACTGGAGCAGCAGGACCCTGA
- the irgq gene encoding interferon-inducible GTPase 5, with product METLGELSLSEEKTHPWGTEDPTPCLTEECCEFSVAVAGSPGVGKTVLIQALLGLTESHQHSNAASLHPTRPGGPLLYIHPSHPGLSLWELPLEDGSPEKWISEADLLLLVTNGCFSPVHIDLARSALSQGKKLCLVRSQVDCDLHTLKRRMKEMFSREEALHSLCTVTLQPFTHLIREGEIRLFLVSGYEPWKLDTAGLKAVIEETAALCGRPLSLVQQGYEVIGDKEISELQSALERGGIPEMVRFIQNSLDTLLDTRIDFALEGGDCSVRHSLLNALRGVPDEEDGSAHEKDPETPTEYPSLKYPKASLWDLPGLESQEFQVKDYLEHVNINHYDFIFLLLTHGTEATASFQSLLSELKKTGKKVFLIQAYQEGEIQLEEESGQNEVFVLCPTNLPGPEFHRLLGNLEKQLSTHKSRAFMLSLPNLSTEVIQKKKDALAHEIWKVALLSSLVACVPVPGVAIACDMSLLTARLDTYRQELGLDANSIASIAQQYGVSAATLTLEIHSPAGKGVTRKLVGKMLGSATGLGLEVAGVILHRFPLLGPLATGGIAFHANYSVLSRCLEGMAEDAQRVLEKALKLTSTPMN from the exons ATGGAGACTCTTGGGGAGTTGAGCCTGTCTGAGGAGAAAACCCATCCGTGGGGCACTGAGGATCCCACACCATGCCTGACAGAGGAGTGCTGTGAGTTCTCGGTGGCAGTTGCGGGTAGCCCCGGTGTTGGCAAAACTGTTTTGATCCAGGCTCTCCTTGGCCTGACTGAAAGCCACCAACACTCCAACGCTGCCTCCCTGCACCCCACAAGACCCGGAGGTCCCTTACTGTACATTCACCCCTCTCACCCTGGTTTGAGCCTCTGGGAGTTGCCCCTGGAAGATGGATCACCTGAAAAGTGGATTTCGGAAGCTGACCTCCTGCTGCTGGTCACCAATGGGTGCTTTTCACCTGTCCATATAGATTTAGCTCGCAGTGCCCTCTCCCAAGGGAAAAAGCTCTGCTTGGTGCGCAGCCAGGTGGATTGCGACTTGCACACCCTGAAGAGGAGGATGAAGGAGATGTTTAGTCGGGAGGAAGCTCTGCACTCACTGTGCACCGTCACCCTCCAGCCTTTCACTCACCTGATACGAGAAGGGGAGATCAGGCTGTTTCTGGTGTCCGGCTATGAGCCATGGAAACTGGACACCGCGGGATTAAAGGCCGTAATAGAGGAGACAGCGGCGCTGTGCGGGAG GCCACTCTCACTGGTCCAACAGGGTTACGAGGTGATAGGAGATAAGGAGATTTCCGAACTGCAGTCTGCCCTGGAGAGAGGAGGAATCCCAGAGATGGTTAGGTTTATCCAGAACAGTCTGGACACCCTGCTTGACACCCGGATTGACTTTGCTTTGGAAGGAGGTGACTGCAGTGTCCGCCACTCTCTCTTAAATGCACTAAGAGGCGTTCCAGATGAGGAGGATGGTTCAGCTCATGAGAAAGATCCAGAAACACCAACTGAGTATCCAAGTCTCAAATACCCAAAGGCAAGTCTGTGGGACCTACCAGGCCTGGAGAGCCAAGAATTCCAGGTTAAAGACTACTTAGAACATGTAAATATCAACCACTATGACTTTATATTTCTGCTTCTGACTCATGGAACAGAGGCCACCGCTAGTTTCCAATCTCTACTCTCCGAGCTCAAAAAGACAGGAAAGAAGGTCTTCCTTATACAAGCCTACCAGGAAGGAGAAATTCAATTGGAAGAGGAAAGTGGGCAAAATGAAGTTTTTGTTCTGTGCCCCACTAATCTCCCAGGGCCTGAATTCCATAGGCTGCTAGGGAATCTGGAGAAGCAACTGTCCACCCATAAGTCCCGGGCTTTTATGCTGTCTCTCCCAAACCTCTCCACTGAAGTCATCCAGAAAAAGAAAGATGCGCTCGCTCATGAGATCTGGAAGGTGGCTCTGCTTTCAAGCTTGGTGGCATGTGTGCCAGTTCCTGGAGTAGCCATAGCATGTGACATGTCTTTGCTCACTGCCAGGCTAGACACTTACCGCCAGGAGCTGGGGCTGGATGCCAATTCCATTGCCTCAATAGCTCAACAATACGGGGTGTCTGCAGCTACTCTTACGTTAGAAATCCACAGTCCCGCAGGAAAGGGGGTGACCCGGAAGTTGGTCGGCAAGATGTTGGGCTCTGCCACTGGCCTTGGTCTAGAAGTAGCAGGAGTCATTCTTCACCGCTTCCCCCTCTTGGGTCCTCTCGCTACGGGAGGAATTGCTTTCCATGCCAACTATAGTGTGCTGAGTCGCTGCTTGGAGGGCATGGCAGAAGATGCCCAGCGAGTGCTGGAAAAGGCTCTTAAATTAACTTCTACTCCTATGAACTGA